GCATTGGTACGTCACAACCTGAAAGCCGACATTAAAGATGGCGGTGTGCCCAACACCATTGAACTGGGCATTTTATTGGTATGGCAAAAACAAGCAGGTGAATGGAAACTGCTTGCACGTCAGGCCTTCAAGTTTCCCCCAAAAAACTAAACCGGAATCCTTATGAAACTTTACGGCAGTTACACCTCTCCGTTTGTTCGCCATGTGCGCATAGCGCTGCTGGAAACACAACAGGCGTTTGAATTTATTGAAACCGATCAAGCGGGCAGCAGCGCGCAATCTCCCACCCAACGAGTCCCTTTTTTGCAGGATGGCGAGGTGTTTCTCACAGACTCCGCTTCCATTATTAAATACCTGCGCGAAAAGGCCGGCCAAAGCTATTGCCACTCGGCACAGGAGTTGGATCAATTGTGTTTGGTGAATACCGCGCTGGAGGCCACGGTGAATGTATTTTTTATCAAACGCGATGGCGTGGATGTTACCGCCGTACCTTACCTACAACGCCAGATGGCACGGGTGCAATCTACACTGGGTGAATTAAACAGAAGTGATATCGCAGCGGTAAACACTGCAGCGGCAAACTCCTCCCGCCCCTACAGCGATGCACAATTACGCCTCGCGTGTTTTATGGGTTGGGCCAAGTTTCGCAATCAAATTGATTTTTCAGCATTTGAAGCGCTGGAGAATTTTTATCGTCATATCAGTCATTACGCCCCCTTTGCGGCGACACAACCGCCGCAAGCCTAACAGCATCGCCGCGCTTGCCACCAAGCGCGGCGATGATTCCTCACTTATACGCCATATACAATCTTGGGTTTGCGCAATTGCTGCGCGGTAAAACACAAAAAGGCCACCGCTAATATCACCGCCACTAACCACGCCTGTGCAAATGCAAGCAGTGGTACATCGCCGCCCAGCAGTAAATCCTTCACCACTAATTGCTGGGCCAGTACCGGCACCCAGCGAAACCAATCCGCGTAAGCACTGGGGTTAAACTGGGTATAAAACAGCGGCACCATAGGAATAAAAATCATCAGTCCCATATAGGTTTGCGCATCTTTAAAGCTGCGCGCAAACAGGGAAATTAAAAATTGCAGCGCTGTCGCCACTATTGCCAGCGACATTAAAGCCACCAACACTACCAACAAGTCCAGGGGAGTGACGTGCACACGTAAACCCAACTCTTTAAAGGGCACATAGGCAAATGCAATAGCCAACAGCGTTAACTCAACAACAATCACCATAAACGTTAGCGACAAACTGTTAAGCCATTTCCCCAACAATATCGCACCGGATGCGGCTGGTGTAATCAGTAGCGACTCCAATGAGCGGCGCTCACGTTCGCCTGCAGTCATGTCAGCACTGAAGCCCACGGCAGCCATAAAGACGGTGAGGATTAATAACATGGGCAAAATGGCCATCACAAAGAAACCCATTTTCTGATCGCTGGCCACGTTTAAATCACGCACGACTACCGGATTGACTATCGCGGGCGAAATACCGCGCGATAGCAATCGCAAACTGCCAATGCGACTATTCCAACTCCAAATTTGCTGCCTTACAAATTGCAGCGCGCCTTGCAGTTTATTATTGGTAGCATCAAACACCAGCGCCAGCTCGATGGACTCACCGGTGGCAAATTTTTCACGCGCATCGTCGGGCACAATTAACGCATAACCTAACTGCCCATTTTGCACTTGCTGATAGGCCTGTTCATCTGCCGCTTCTACCTGAATACCACGCTCTTGCAACCAATCCACCAACGCGGGCAATTGCTCAGCGCCGACAATGGACAATTTAATCGGCTCATTATTTGTCGCGCGCGATTGCTGGTTCATATGAATAATAAACAGCGAATAAGCCACAAAAACACCGACAAAGTACACCGGCATTAAAAATGCCATGCGTAAACTTTTTTTGTCGCGCAAGGCATCGAGCCACTCTTTACGCCACACAATGAGCAAGGTTTGTATAAATTTATTCACAGATAGACTCCTTGCTAGTGGCCTGCACTAAATTGACAAACGCATCTTCCAGGTTAGTGGCGGCGCCTGCGGCCATAATGGTCTCCAGGTTGCCATCGGCAAGAATACGCCCGTGATGGATCACCAGAATGCGATCACACAAGCCGCTCACTTCGTGCATTAAATGGCTGGAAAAAATCACACAGCGCCCCTGCGCTTTTAATTCATGCAGTAAACGTCGTACCGAGCGCGTGGTAATCACATCGAGTCCGTTAGTGGGTTCGTCCAATAAAATATGTTGCGGCTGATGCACTATGGCGCGCGCCAAAGCCGTTTTCATACGTTCACCGAGCGAAAAGCCTTCCGCGCGGCGATCTGCAATCGCTTCCATGCCCAACCATTGGATTAATTGCTCGGTTGCATTTTCCAATGCGGCGCCACTCAGTCCCTGCAGCTCACCGAAATAGCGAATATTTTCGCGCGCGCTCAAGCGCTTGTATAAACCAGTATCATCCGGCAGCACTCCCAATTGTTGGCGCGCGGCATTGGGCGCAACACTGAGTTGATGCTCATTGACCCACACATCCCCGCTGGTGGGTTGCAACAACCCGTAAACCAAACGCATCAAGGTAGATTTACCCGCGCCGTTTAACCCCAATAAACCGGTAATTTCACCGTCATTCAAGGTGAAACTCACATCGTTTAATGCCGTGATGGCATTTGCACCGGCACCGTTCGCCACACCGGTCTGCTGGATATTTTTTTGTTTTTTGGGATAAAACACTTTTGTTAAGTGCTCAACACGAATCATGGCTGCGCTCCTTCTGTCATGGCGGCACTGGATGCAGCCAGGGATGAACTACTGGCCGCACGATTTGCACCCAGAACCAGTGGCAGCGGTTTAATATTTTTCACGCAGTCGGTATTAACTGCCGCCATAGAGGCGCGCTCGACAAATTGCGCCACAATTTGTGGCATACAGCCCTCTGTTGATACACCGTGATTACCGCCCTCCACCACCAATGCCGTCGCATTAGGCAACACATCGGCAACCTGATTGGCCCAGGTTTTCGGCGTTACCGGATCAAATTTTCCCGACAGCAAAAGCGCCGGTGTCGCGCTGCGAATCGGCTCCCAATAATCTTCCGGCAATGTTGCTGCTGGCCAAAAATCGCAAATCATCGCTTTATCTTGCAGTGGATTAAAGCCAAAAAAAGGTGGTGTAGTTTCTCTGTCACTGGCGGATATTAATGGCCAGTCCTCATTGCACACCACACTGAAATGCATGGCTTCGGCGATATTCATTTTGTATGACTGTTCGCTGATTAACGCGAGTAATGCGGCCAATAAACCATAGTTTTCCTGTTCGGCCTGATAAATCATTTCCGGCAGTAACACCGTCATATCACGGGTATAGAGCGCCATAAACATCAACATGGAAAACGCACGCGGCGTTAGTCGCTGCACACTGGCTTGCTGATGGCGCGGGTGCGGATACAACACCTCCACCGGCTCGCCACTGGCCTCAGCCGCTTGCAGCCGCGCGTACACAATTTCTGCGTTTGCCAAAGGGTTGCCATATTGCTCAGCACAATCCGATTGCGCCATGCATTCATCACTCACCGCTTTCAGCGCGGCCAACATATCGCGTGAGGAATATTTTGACAGCGCAATTGCTGTGGGTGCGACACCATCCAAAATAATGCTGCGCGTGTTATCGCCAAACTGGCGCGAATACTCCAGCGCAACGCGAGTGCCATAGGAAACACCCCATAAATTAATTTTTTGATAGCCCAGTGCCGCACGTACAGCATCCAGATCCTGTACCGCGTGCCAGGTGGTATAAAACGGCAAAGCGCTTTTATATTGCTCCGCACAGCCGCGCATGATGTTCAACTGTTTTTCCTGCTGGGCCGCGTCGGGCAGGTTGGCATCCAGCAGCGATGCTTTTTCGCAGTGCAAAGGATTGGACTTACCCGTGCCGCGCTGATCGACAAAAATCAAGTCGCGATTTTTGCGCACATCGGCAAAAAAACCGTGCAACTGGTTTGCCATCTCAATCGATGAACCACCGGGCCCACCCTGAATTAAAAACAGTGGATCAGCTTGTGCCACCGGGCTAATTGCCGGCAAGCGCAAAATTGCAATCTGAATATCGGCGCTGTGTGAATCCTGTGGATTTTCTTTCACGGTCAGCTCACCACACTGGGCACCGTATACCACTGGTGGCTTGCCGGTCTCTTCAAAACCCGGGCACGATTTGAGAATGGATGTGGCGGCAGAGGAATGATTATGTTGTTCACCACACCCGGACAAGATCACTAATAACGTCAGCCCGAAGGCTGAATAGGTAGAACGCATTATTGTCATTCTATTGTTCCTTTTAACGACCAGAATGGATTTATTTTTCCGCCAACAATTCGCGCAGACTGCTGAGCAGCAACTTATCGGGAATTTCCAATTGCCGCGCCGCGAGCACCAACTGTTCAAGCTGCGGGTGTAAATGTGCCAAGCGTTGCTGTTCGTTATGCGCCGATTTTTTTTGCGCTGCCACTTGCATAGGTTTGCCGCGCTGGCGAACCAGAATGCCCTCCACTTCCAATAAGCTGTAAGCTTTGGAAATAGTCATGGGATTTACCGCATGCTCCAACGCCACGTCACGCACCGAAGGCAATTCATCGCCCTCTTTTAATTGCCCACCGGCCACCATACGGCGAATTTGCTCTGCAAGCTGGCGATAAATGGGGATGCCGGATTGGGGGTTAAGCGTGAACATTAGTTTTTCACCCTGAAGAAATTAACCTCTGACCACAGCGATTTAACCCAGGCACGCCCTAATACGATCAATATCAGTAGCACACTGGAAAGCCATAAATAATTGGCGTGTTCATGACTAGGGCTAGGCCCCCACAGGAGATTTAAATAAACCATCGCACCAATAAGGACAATATTAACAATGGGGCTAATCCAATTGAGCAGCACAAAACTGGCTGCACTTTTTAGATAAACAAACACACCCAAATAGAACGAAAAGGTGGTAATCAGGATGCTAATCAACAACAAATAGGCCACATAAAAATAGCCAACCAAGGCATCCAGAACATAATGATTAATCAGTATAAATACCAGCTGCATAGGAATAATAGAAGCTGCAAACAACAGGAAGTATTGCTTCTCCATATAAACAAAAATATCTGCCCGCGAGTAATTACTGTTCATCCACAAGCGATACAGGTTGCGGTAAAAATGCTGAAATACAATTCCACCGCGAATGCAGATAAAAATAAACAGGTAAATAATGAAGAACACACTGGCAACATTAGTGGGCAGTTGTTTGGCCCAATACAATATAAACATCAGTGCAATAAGAAAAAAAGCCAGATGACCAAGCTCGCGCTTAAACCAGGCTTGAATGCCGTCTGACATACCTAACAACAATGACCCATAAAGTGTTTTAGGCACAGCAGAAAACGCAGCTGCTATAGACCGGGTATTCTGTGCTTGTCTTCGCTGCATTTCTGCAGCCGGTAGAGTCATAAAATTGACCAAGTATTTCTGTGGCTGCCAGCGGAACCACCAGACAACCATGACAAGCCAAAGTAATAGACTAACCAACCAATAAATTTCTGTGTTAGAAGTGGAAAATAAATCGGCTTTTTTTGCTGAAAAGAAGAGCAACCACACAAATAGCGGAACAAATCCCTGCGCAGTTTGTATGTAAGACCCTACCACTACAAAGAGTAATGCCACACTACTTAGTGCCATAAACGTCAGTGCAAATACTGGGTTAAACGCAAACTCCTTGGGTTCTAAAAATCCCATGGTAGTCGTTAGAATCAATGCGACCAACAACCAAAAAATCAAAGCA
The nucleotide sequence above comes from Cellvibrio sp. PSBB023. Encoded proteins:
- a CDS encoding ABC transporter permease; protein product: MNKFIQTLLIVWRKEWLDALRDKKSLRMAFLMPVYFVGVFVAYSLFIIHMNQQSRATNNEPIKLSIVGAEQLPALVDWLQERGIQVEAADEQAYQQVQNGQLGYALIVPDDAREKFATGESIELALVFDATNNKLQGALQFVRQQIWSWNSRIGSLRLLSRGISPAIVNPVVVRDLNVASDQKMGFFVMAILPMLLILTVFMAAVGFSADMTAGERERRSLESLLITPAASGAILLGKWLNSLSLTFMVIVVELTLLAIAFAYVPFKELGLRVHVTPLDLLVVLVALMSLAIVATALQFLISLFARSFKDAQTYMGLMIFIPMVPLFYTQFNPSAYADWFRWVPVLAQQLVVKDLLLGGDVPLLAFAQAWLVAVILAVAFLCFTAQQLRKPKIVYGV
- a CDS encoding glutathione S-transferase codes for the protein MKLYGSYTSPFVRHVRIALLETQQAFEFIETDQAGSSAQSPTQRVPFLQDGEVFLTDSASIIKYLREKAGQSYCHSAQELDQLCLVNTALEATVNVFFIKRDGVDVTAVPYLQRQMARVQSTLGELNRSDIAAVNTAAANSSRPYSDAQLRLACFMGWAKFRNQIDFSAFEALENFYRHISHYAPFAATQPPQA
- a CDS encoding alpha/beta hydrolase — encoded protein: MTIMRSTYSAFGLTLLVILSGCGEQHNHSSAATSILKSCPGFEETGKPPVVYGAQCGELTVKENPQDSHSADIQIAILRLPAISPVAQADPLFLIQGGPGGSSIEMANQLHGFFADVRKNRDLIFVDQRGTGKSNPLHCEKASLLDANLPDAAQQEKQLNIMRGCAEQYKSALPFYTTWHAVQDLDAVRAALGYQKINLWGVSYGTRVALEYSRQFGDNTRSIILDGVAPTAIALSKYSSRDMLAALKAVSDECMAQSDCAEQYGNPLANAEIVYARLQAAEASGEPVEVLYPHPRHQQASVQRLTPRAFSMLMFMALYTRDMTVLLPEMIYQAEQENYGLLAALLALISEQSYKMNIAEAMHFSVVCNEDWPLISASDRETTPPFFGFNPLQDKAMICDFWPAATLPEDYWEPIRSATPALLLSGKFDPVTPKTWANQVADVLPNATALVVEGGNHGVSTEGCMPQIVAQFVERASMAAVNTDCVKNIKPLPLVLGANRAASSSSLAASSAAMTEGAQP
- a CDS encoding GntR family transcriptional regulator, with protein sequence MFTLNPQSGIPIYRQLAEQIRRMVAGGQLKEGDELPSVRDVALEHAVNPMTISKAYSLLEVEGILVRQRGKPMQVAAQKKSAHNEQQRLAHLHPQLEQLVLAARQLEIPDKLLLSSLRELLAEK
- a CDS encoding ATP-binding cassette domain-containing protein is translated as MIRVEHLTKVFYPKKQKNIQQTGVANGAGANAITALNDVSFTLNDGEITGLLGLNGAGKSTLMRLVYGLLQPTSGDVWVNEHQLSVAPNAARQQLGVLPDDTGLYKRLSARENIRYFGELQGLSGAALENATEQLIQWLGMEAIADRRAEGFSLGERMKTALARAIVHQPQHILLDEPTNGLDVITTRSVRRLLHELKAQGRCVIFSSHLMHEVSGLCDRILVIHHGRILADGNLETIMAAGAATNLEDAFVNLVQATSKESICE